One window of Candidatus Tiamatella incendiivivens genomic DNA carries:
- a CDS encoding 30S ribosomal protein S3ae, whose translation MPRPRRTAVRDKWKTKKWYKIIAPPLFGNAMLGTTPADDPDKLIGRVLEATLYDLTGEFTHVHIKLYFQVEKVEGDTAYTRFKGHELLRDYIKSLTRRKSSKIQGIFDVWTKEGYGLRITVITFTSFRCKTSQRNAIRKIMEQIVRKRAGESTLDELIQSMIFSENENSLVREIESEARKVYSIRKVEVYKSKLLYIKAEEGIRKAIIVPPFQQRR comes from the coding sequence ATGCCTAGGCCAAGGAGAACAGCTGTGAGAGACAAATGGAAAACTAAGAAATGGTATAAAATAATTGCACCTCCCCTGTTTGGTAATGCTATGCTTGGAACTACACCTGCAGATGATCCTGATAAACTGATTGGTAGAGTACTAGAGGCTACATTATACGATTTAACAGGAGAGTTTACCCATGTTCACATAAAGCTTTACTTCCAGGTAGAGAAAGTAGAAGGTGACACAGCATATACCAGATTCAAGGGTCACGAGCTTCTCAGAGATTATATTAAGAGTTTAACTAGGAGAAAGAGTAGTAAGATACAGGGAATATTTGATGTATGGACTAAAGAAGGATATGGTCTAAGAATAACTGTGATAACATTTACGTCATTCAGATGTAAAACTAGCCAGAGGAATGCTATAAGAAAGATTATGGAACAGATCGTGAGGAAAAGAGCCGGTGAATCTACTCTGGATGAGTTAATACAATCAATGATATTCTCTGAAAATGAGAATAGCCTAGTAAGGGAAATAGAGTCGGAGGCAAGGAAAGTTTACTCTATAAGGAAGGTTGAAGTGTATAAGTCCAAGCTATTATATATCAAGGCAGAGGAAGGGATAAGGAAGGCTATTATAGTACCTCCTTTCCAGCAGAGGCGCTAG
- the tsaD gene encoding tRNA (adenosine(37)-N6)-threonylcarbamoyltransferase complex transferase subunit TsaD, protein MVIQNLYNLPQKRENSIVIGIESTAHTLGIGIVSHPPFKVLADVRFEYNPQIGGLHPRFVTEYMVGNIGDALEKAVKEAGIKASDISGIAVALGPGIGPQLRVGATLARALALSLRKPIIPVNHAVAHIEIGRLLCGKKDPLVVYISGGNTQLIVYKEKRYRVIGETLDIALGNLLDAFSREIGIAPPYIVNGKHAIDICAKAGSYIRGFPYTVKGQDISYSGLLTAALRYAEKNSKELNSICYTVREIAFAQLIEASERALSSTNKKEILMVGGVAANDYLHGKYIEMARERSVNYCRVSKKYAGDNGVMIAWTGLLSYLYGSDVPIINAVARQRWRIDEVDILWMP, encoded by the coding sequence GTGGTTATACAGAATTTATACAATCTCCCTCAAAAAAGAGAAAATAGCATTGTAATAGGAATAGAATCTACTGCCCACACTCTAGGCATTGGAATAGTTTCCCATCCTCCATTCAAAGTTCTAGCAGACGTCAGATTCGAATATAATCCCCAAATTGGAGGTCTTCATCCTAGATTTGTAACGGAATACATGGTTGGTAACATAGGTGATGCATTAGAGAAGGCTGTTAAAGAGGCTGGTATAAAAGCGAGTGATATAAGTGGGATTGCTGTAGCTTTAGGCCCAGGCATTGGGCCCCAGTTAAGGGTGGGTGCTACATTAGCTAGGGCACTAGCCCTTTCTCTTAGAAAACCTATTATTCCCGTTAACCATGCTGTAGCGCATATAGAGATAGGTAGATTGTTATGTGGTAAAAAGGATCCTTTAGTGGTATACATTTCAGGAGGCAATACTCAGTTAATCGTCTATAAAGAGAAACGATATCGTGTTATCGGTGAAACACTCGATATTGCTTTGGGTAATCTGTTAGATGCTTTTTCTAGAGAGATCGGAATAGCTCCACCTTACATAGTCAATGGCAAGCACGCCATTGACATTTGCGCCAAAGCGGGATCCTACATTAGAGGGTTCCCGTATACAGTTAAGGGGCAGGATATTTCTTATTCAGGGCTTTTGACTGCAGCATTAAGATACGCTGAGAAAAATTCGAAGGAACTGAACAGTATATGTTATACGGTTAGGGAAATAGCATTCGCTCAGCTCATAGAGGCTTCTGAACGTGCATTAAGCAGTACTAATAAAAAGGAAATACTAATGGTGGGAGGAGTTGCGGCAAATGATTATTTGCATGGGAAGTATATTGAAATGGCTAGAGAGAGGAGTGTCAATTATTGTAGAGTCAGTAAGAAATATGCTGGGGATAATGGGGTAATGATAGCTTGGACCGGGCTTCTAAGCTACCTGTACGGCTCGGATGTTCCTATCATAAATGCTGTGGCGAGACAGAGATGGAGAATAGATGAGGTAGATATACTTTGGATGCCTTAG
- a CDS encoding 30S ribosomal protein S15 codes for MNKKRDKGKSHSTRPATLMPPSWVPYRPEEIEIIIENLAKKGYGPSMIGIILRDQFGIPLVKPYLGKKLSKILEEKNLTPPLPEDLFHLIRRAVNLRRHLGEHPKDYHSKTGLIGIEGKIHRLSKYYKRTGKLPVDWKYNPEEAKYLVASYAGM; via the coding sequence TTGAACAAGAAACGGGATAAAGGTAAATCACACTCAACCAGACCGGCAACACTCATGCCACCCAGCTGGGTTCCATATAGGCCTGAGGAAATTGAAATAATAATTGAGAACCTTGCAAAGAAAGGCTATGGACCGTCTATGATAGGTATTATTCTTAGAGACCAGTTTGGTATTCCACTCGTTAAACCCTATCTAGGGAAAAAACTGTCTAAAATACTTGAAGAAAAGAATTTGACTCCTCCTCTACCTGAAGACCTGTTCCACCTGATAAGAAGAGCAGTTAATCTGAGAAGACATCTAGGAGAACACCCTAAGGACTATCATAGTAAAACGGGTTTAATTGGGATAGAAGGTAAGATTCACAGGCTGTCTAAATATTATAAGAGAACAGGTAAACTGCCAGTGGATTGGAAGTACAATCCTGAGGAAGCCAAATATTTGGTAGCATCCTATGCGGGTATGTAG
- a CDS encoding XTP/dITP diphosphatase produces MLRKEDGNIKLAFITSNKHKYIEVKQVLSGWNIELYFTSIAKIEIQNEDIETISKTAAIYAYNILKKPLVVEDSGLFIEALNGFPGPFSNYVYKTIGNKGILYLMRNKSNRRAYFKASVTCVYNQYIMTFNGLVNGKISTEPRGEKGFGFDPIFIPEGFNKTVAELGEDVKNKISHRSKAFTKLAMWISKQKL; encoded by the coding sequence ATGTTGAGAAAAGAAGACGGAAACATAAAACTGGCATTCATAACGTCTAACAAACACAAATATATTGAAGTCAAGCAAGTTTTATCAGGCTGGAACATTGAGCTATACTTTACTAGTATAGCTAAAATCGAAATTCAGAATGAAGACATTGAGACCATATCTAAAACAGCAGCAATATATGCCTATAATATTCTTAAAAAGCCTCTAGTGGTAGAGGATTCCGGGTTATTCATAGAGGCCTTAAACGGTTTTCCAGGACCTTTCTCTAACTATGTTTATAAAACGATAGGAAACAAGGGGATCCTTTATTTAATGAGAAACAAATCAAATAGACGAGCATATTTTAAAGCGTCTGTTACATGCGTATATAACCAATATATTATGACGTTTAATGGATTAGTTAATGGTAAAATATCTACTGAACCTAGAGGAGAAAAAGGGTTTGGTTTCGATCCAATATTTATTCCCGAGGGATTCAATAAAACAGTTGCAGAATTAGGTGAGGATGTGAAGAATAAAATAAGTCATAGGTCAAAAGCGTTTACAAAGCTGGCTATGTGGATATCTAAGCAGAAACTATAA
- a CDS encoding Kae1-associated kinase Bud32 — MDALEELTELFITGKELSMGAEASIYLTSFGGIEFIVKYRFPKKYIHHLLTEELILKRTKREARILVNTKLNGLCVPRVYFTIISKGILVMEKIKGSRLDELIEEIYPRKELNERLHNLYFNIGVILGKLHSMNIVHGDFSISNIIVRENQPNEPCIIDFGLSDFSNDPEDRAMDLHILFKSMEARFPRYLASFRESAIRGYKTGSPYFNIIIQRLHEMELRGRYVEKRRRKHKTGIHNV, encoded by the coding sequence TTGGATGCCTTAGAAGAGCTAACAGAACTATTCATCACAGGTAAAGAGCTTTCCATGGGAGCAGAGGCATCCATCTATTTGACTAGTTTTGGAGGGATAGAATTTATAGTGAAATATAGGTTTCCTAAGAAATATATTCATCATCTGCTAACAGAAGAATTGATTTTGAAGAGAACTAAAAGAGAGGCGAGAATTCTAGTAAATACTAAGTTAAACGGTTTGTGTGTTCCACGTGTTTATTTTACTATTATATCCAAGGGGATTCTTGTTATGGAAAAGATCAAGGGGTCAAGGCTAGATGAGTTAATAGAGGAAATATATCCTAGAAAGGAGTTGAACGAAAGACTCCATAATTTATATTTCAACATAGGAGTGATTCTAGGAAAACTTCATTCTATGAACATAGTACACGGCGATTTTTCCATATCTAATATAATAGTCAGAGAAAACCAGCCTAATGAGCCTTGCATTATAGATTTCGGTTTAAGCGACTTCTCTAATGATCCCGAAGATCGTGCTATGGATCTGCATATACTCTTTAAGTCTATGGAAGCAAGGTTCCCTAGATATTTAGCTTCTTTCAGGGAAAGTGCTATTCGAGGCTATAAGACAGGGAGCCCCTACTTTAATATTATAATCCAACGCTTACATGAGATGGAGCTGAGAGGAAGGTATGTTGAGAAAAGAAGACGGAAACATAAAACTGGCATTCATAACGTCTAA